A genomic stretch from Sceloporus undulatus isolate JIND9_A2432 ecotype Alabama chromosome 5, SceUnd_v1.1, whole genome shotgun sequence includes:
- the LOC121931657 gene encoding optineurin-like: MSRKPINGLAENGQHSEAEVGNGHPNVPAPVLGTTTVEEMVQQMKELITENNELKEAMRQHNQAMKERFEELSAWREKLKEEREFYETKFKEARQCLATKCVENETLKKQLQTFVEKEEEHTNGCTVSKKEMAQELEQLKMQVTKLQAEKADLVAIISELQLKLNSGATEDSFVEIRMHEEVNGTLKENQDLSGKRTGDTATYTRSRSVDETKKYLETEEITVSQLLHSLRNETQRREALEKEVQELKDRALKMERKTDERGSQTEPDEEEAKVGDEVETLNLQVSTISSFPKLYFYYMN; encoded by the exons ATGTCCAGGAAGCCCATAAATGGTCTTGCTGAAAATGGGCAACACAGTGAGGCTGAGGTGGGAAACGGACACCCAAATGTGCCAGCACCTGTGCTTGGGACCACTACAGTTGAAGAGATGGTCCAGCAGATGAAAGAGCTCATCACCGAAAACAATGAGCTTAAAG AGGCCATGAGGCAACATAACCAAGCAATGAAGGAGCGCTTTGAGGAGCTTTCAGCATGGAGAGAGAAGCTGAAGGAAGAACGCGAGTTTTATGAAACTAAATTCAAGGAAGCCAGACAGTGCTTAGCAACAAAATGTGTTGAGAATGAAACACTCAAAAAGCAGCTCCAAACTTTtgtagaaaaggaagaagaacacacaaat GGATGTACAGTTTCTAAAAAGGAGATGGCACAAGAACTGGAGCAGCTGAAGATGCAAGTGACAAAGCTCCAGGCTGAAAAGGCAGATCTGGTTGCCATAATTTCAGAGCTGCAGCTTAAACTCAACAGTGGCGCTACGGAAGATTCATTTGTTGAGATCAGGATGCAC GAAGAAGTAAATGGAACATTAAAGGAAAATCAGGATCTTAGTGGTAAAAGAACGGGTGACACAGCCACCTACAC GAGGAGCAGATCTGTGGATGAAACAAAAAAGTACTTGGAAACTGAAGAGATAACTGTAAGCCAGCTTCTTCATTCTCTTCGGAATGAGACTCAAAGGAGGGAAGCATTAGAAAAGGAAGTGCAGGAACTAAAGGACAG AGCACTGAAGATGGAGCGTAAAACCGATGAGAGGGGCTCTCAGACAGAACCTGATGAAGAGGAAGCAAAA